One stretch of Niallia sp. XMNu-256 DNA includes these proteins:
- a CDS encoding spore germination protein: MANPFFKKTNRIDRNQERFSHSEKGKYFCGELEKDLTRLKQLYSFPSNMDFMVREFIIHGMGKKAVLVYIPSLTDTKLIESEIIRPLLKTDEVIHDVPSLVSISSVKEEKEIDKAVGDVNIGDTLLLVEGRIEAYLFKTGKVAGRSVEKPQNETTLLGPKESFVEKADVNISLIRKKIHSEDFMVEKMTIGARSNNEVYLIYNKELASEKVLNQVKGRIGSITKDAVQNLSLLIQHIEDRKRSLVPTILQTERPDRAASFIEDGYVIVVMNNSPFALVTPATFWSFYHTGDDHYLRFIYGNFTRLLRVLAMFITLFTPAAYIAITNYHIEMLPTDLLLAIAGEREMVPFPAILELILLEISFELIREAGIRVPVPIGPTIGIVGALILGQAGVEANVVSPIVVIVVALSGLSSYAISDLSLGYMIRIARFIFLLAAGLFGIFGMVFVFVACMIYLTGLKSFGVPYLAPLTPKYQSSQDTVFRKLLTNERFRPAFTKTKDVTKDKG; this comes from the coding sequence ATGGCAAATCCTTTTTTCAAAAAAACTAATCGAATAGATCGCAATCAAGAAAGGTTCTCTCATTCTGAAAAGGGAAAGTACTTTTGTGGGGAGTTAGAGAAAGATTTAACTCGGTTGAAGCAGCTTTATTCATTCCCATCAAACATGGATTTTATGGTAAGAGAATTTATCATTCATGGGATGGGGAAGAAGGCTGTCTTAGTATATATCCCATCCTTGACAGATACGAAGCTGATTGAATCTGAAATCATCAGACCGTTGTTAAAAACCGATGAAGTCATTCATGATGTTCCCTCATTGGTCAGTATTAGCAGTGTTAAAGAAGAAAAAGAAATCGACAAAGCGGTTGGAGATGTGAATATAGGAGACACGTTGCTTTTAGTGGAGGGGCGTATTGAAGCCTATCTCTTTAAAACGGGAAAGGTAGCCGGCAGGAGTGTCGAAAAGCCGCAAAATGAAACGACCTTATTGGGGCCTAAAGAATCCTTTGTTGAAAAGGCAGATGTAAATATATCTCTGATTCGTAAGAAAATTCACAGTGAAGACTTTATGGTCGAAAAAATGACAATTGGGGCACGGTCAAACAATGAGGTCTATCTGATTTACAATAAAGAACTAGCAAGTGAAAAAGTCTTAAACCAAGTAAAAGGGCGAATTGGATCCATCACTAAAGACGCTGTGCAAAATCTAAGTCTGTTAATTCAACATATAGAGGACCGAAAGAGAAGTTTAGTTCCAACCATTTTACAAACGGAGCGGCCAGACCGGGCGGCTTCTTTTATAGAGGATGGCTATGTCATCGTCGTTATGAATAATTCCCCGTTTGCCCTTGTGACACCAGCGACATTTTGGTCTTTTTATCATACAGGTGATGACCATTATTTACGTTTTATCTATGGGAATTTTACGAGATTACTTCGCGTTTTGGCAATGTTTATTACTTTATTTACGCCTGCTGCCTATATTGCGATTACGAATTATCACATTGAGATGCTTCCAACCGATTTATTATTAGCGATTGCAGGGGAACGGGAAATGGTGCCTTTTCCTGCCATATTAGAGCTGATCCTACTTGAAATTTCCTTCGAGCTCATCCGAGAGGCAGGAATCCGTGTCCCTGTTCCAATTGGTCCGACCATCGGGATTGTAGGGGCTTTAATTTTAGGACAAGCGGGCGTTGAAGCGAATGTCGTCAGTCCAATTGTGGTCATTGTTGTCGCATTATCTGGATTATCCTCCTATGCGATTAGTGATTTAAGTCTTGGTTATATGATCAGAATTGCACGGTTTATCTTTCTTCTGGCCGCAGGCTTATTTGGGATCTTTGGAATGGTTTTTGTTTTTGTCGCTTGTATGATTTATTTAACAGGCCTAAAAAGTTTCGGAGTCCCCTATCTAGCACCGCTTACCCCAAAATACCAATCATCTCAAGATACGGTATTTCGAAAACTGCTGACAAACGAGAGGTTTAGACCTGCTTTTACAAAAACAAAAGATGTAACGAAAGATAAGGGTTGA
- a CDS encoding M20 peptidase aminoacylase family protein, whose amino-acid sequence MKNQLKELENELFSIFNHLHQNAEISWEEVKTTEFIRMQLEKEGFRTQTFDDCTGVIGEIGEGDLTVAIRADLDALWQEKNGVWQAVHSCGHDAHSTMGLGVVKLLNKIGYKPPGKLKMIFQPAEEKGTGALKMLEKRVLDDVDYLYGVHLRPIQEVRSGYASPAICHGAAQVIQGEIKGLTAHAARPHLGINAIEVGSSLIGAIGNIHVDPQIAASIKMTSFHAGGPNGNIIPDRAEFNLDLRSQNNEVMNQLEYKLTQIAEGIAATYDAEIHLKSDIKLAAAQPDPEAISLMSSAIVDTIGQPFCAPPVITSGGEDFHFYSLMKKDLKSTMLGLGCDLQPGLHHPDMTFQRKDLLTGIEILAKTVIKTFDKALF is encoded by the coding sequence ATGAAAAATCAATTAAAAGAGCTGGAAAATGAACTCTTTTCCATTTTCAATCATCTCCATCAAAATGCGGAAATTAGCTGGGAAGAAGTAAAAACGACTGAATTTATTCGGATGCAATTGGAAAAGGAAGGATTCCGGACCCAGACGTTTGATGATTGTACAGGTGTGATTGGAGAGATCGGGGAAGGTGATTTAACTGTTGCCATTCGAGCCGATCTAGATGCCCTCTGGCAGGAAAAGAACGGTGTCTGGCAGGCAGTTCATTCTTGTGGTCATGATGCTCATTCAACAATGGGGTTAGGGGTTGTAAAACTATTAAATAAAATTGGCTACAAGCCGCCTGGAAAGCTGAAAATGATTTTTCAACCGGCTGAGGAAAAAGGAACTGGTGCCTTGAAAATGCTCGAAAAACGAGTACTAGATGATGTTGATTATTTGTATGGGGTTCACTTACGGCCGATCCAAGAGGTACGAAGCGGCTATGCCTCCCCTGCGATTTGCCATGGAGCCGCTCAAGTGATCCAAGGGGAAATTAAAGGTTTAACTGCCCATGCAGCCCGACCTCATTTAGGGATTAATGCAATTGAGGTTGGGAGTAGCTTAATTGGAGCAATTGGCAACATTCATGTGGACCCCCAAATTGCGGCAAGCATTAAAATGACATCGTTTCATGCAGGTGGCCCAAATGGAAATATTATTCCTGACCGCGCAGAGTTCAACCTTGATTTACGGTCACAAAACAATGAGGTGATGAATCAGCTAGAGTACAAACTGACACAAATCGCAGAAGGAATTGCAGCTACATACGATGCGGAGATTCATTTAAAATCAGACATTAAACTCGCTGCTGCTCAACCCGATCCGGAGGCGATTAGCTTGATGTCAAGTGCGATTGTCGATACAATCGGCCAGCCGTTCTGTGCCCCGCCTGTTATTACTTCTGGCGGCGAGGACTTTCACTTTTATTCGTTAATGAAAAAAGATTTGAAGTCAACGATGCTTGGTCTTGGGTGTGATTTGCAACCTGGCTTGCATCACCCAGATATGACCTTCCAACGTAAGGACCTGTTGACCGGAATAGAAATTTTAGCAAAAACCGTAATCAAGACTTTTGATAAAGCTCTTTTCTAA